The Acidicapsa acidisoli genome contains a region encoding:
- a CDS encoding ABC transporter permease → MRLRLNSLNTFVLANVAHRPVRTILSVLAIAVEVTMILTLVGVSYGTLDATARRARGVGADIMIRPPGSSIIGLSTAPMSDHFIPFLQKQPYVVLAMGTGVQPLEGFDTITGLDLDVFTKMSGGFHFLEGGPFKSDDDILVDEYYAREKHLHVGDPIHLINHDWHLAGIFESGKLTRIAVKLSVLQDLTGNPGRLSQIYLKVDNPDQASQVVEELKKLMPGYPIYTMEEFTSLLTVNSVGLLRNFIAVVIGVAVIVGFIVVYMAMYTAVLERTREIGILKAMGASSGLILSLLLKEILALACSGVVAGILLTYGTQWTMKHLVPSSLNQETVYVWWPIAALIAIAGAMLGAIVPVLKAVRQDVTEALSYE, encoded by the coding sequence ATGCGTCTACGCCTGAACTCGCTCAACACCTTTGTGCTGGCTAACGTGGCGCATCGGCCGGTCCGCACCATCCTCAGCGTCCTCGCCATCGCAGTCGAAGTCACCATGATCCTCACCCTCGTCGGCGTCAGCTACGGCACTCTCGACGCCACTGCGCGCCGAGCCCGCGGAGTCGGCGCGGATATCATGATCCGCCCACCCGGCTCCTCCATCATCGGGCTCAGCACTGCTCCCATGTCCGATCATTTCATCCCATTTCTGCAGAAGCAGCCTTACGTCGTCCTCGCCATGGGCACCGGCGTGCAGCCTCTCGAAGGCTTTGACACCATCACCGGCCTCGACCTCGACGTCTTCACCAAAATGAGCGGCGGCTTCCACTTTCTGGAAGGCGGCCCGTTCAAAAGCGATGACGACATCCTCGTCGACGAGTACTACGCCCGCGAGAAACACCTCCACGTCGGCGACCCCATCCACCTCATCAATCACGACTGGCATCTGGCCGGCATTTTCGAATCCGGCAAGCTGACCCGCATTGCCGTCAAGCTCTCCGTCCTGCAAGACCTCACCGGGAACCCTGGCCGCCTCAGCCAGATCTACCTCAAAGTCGACAATCCCGATCAAGCCTCGCAAGTCGTGGAGGAGTTGAAGAAGCTCATGCCCGGCTATCCCATCTACACCATGGAAGAGTTCACCTCGCTGCTCACCGTCAACAGCGTAGGCCTGCTGCGCAACTTCATCGCTGTAGTCATCGGAGTGGCCGTCATCGTCGGCTTCATCGTCGTCTATATGGCCATGTACACCGCCGTGCTCGAACGCACCCGCGAGATCGGAATCCTCAAGGCCATGGGCGCTTCTTCCGGCCTCATCCTCAGCCTGCTCCTGAAAGAGATCCTCGCCTTAGCCTGCTCCGGAGTCGTCGCTGGCATCCTGCTCACCTACGGTACGCAATGGACGATGAAGCACCTCGTCCCATCCAGCCTCAATCAGGAAACCGTCTACGTCTGGTGGCCCATCGCCGCACTCATCGCCATCGCAGGAGCGATGCTCGGCGCTATCGTCCCAGTTCTCAAAGCCGTCCGCCAGGACGTAACCGAGGCCCTCTCCTACGAATAA
- a CDS encoding BadF/BadG/BcrA/BcrD ATPase family protein, giving the protein MQQFFVGLDVGSTTVKAIVVDAATDITIWQDYQRHETRQPEKVLEFLRRMEAETGISPANTRIFVTGSGGGTIAEMIGAKFVQEVHAVSLAVEKLHPEVYSVIELGGQDAKIIVFKDDEETGRKKKIPSMNDKCAGGTGAVIDKINAKLKIPVAELSNQGYQGIKLHKVAGKCGVFAETDINGLQKTGTPPSELMASLFEAIVLQNLSVLTRGHTLRPHVLLLGGPNGFIRGMREAWQANIPRMWKERKVEIPEGSKPEDLIKVPQNAQYFAALGSVEFGKDEDPGVGRYLGTEKLVYYIDFGRAEEKASAGGKGLVAEETEFESFKSAYKPKKFIPFDFVSGSTVSGFVGIDGGSTSTKAVLLGTDGTILCKAYQLSNGNPIQDTIEMFEKLREQVEGKGAAIEVLGVGTTGYAKDILRDVLNADVALVETVAHTESALKFYDDPHVIVDVGGQDIKLIVLKDGRVKDFKLNTQCSAGNGYFLQSTAEGFGMKVEEFADIAFAAKSMPSFGYGCAVFMQSDIVNFQRQGWRSEEILAGLADVLPKNVFLYVASIPNLAALGSRFVLQGGTQNNLAVVKAEVDFIKSSFRANGKVPEIIVHEHCGESGAIGAAQEALRLWTNGKKTTFIGIEAVANIRYHTTRNEDTRCYFCKNNCLRTFIDVDVSGAQDSAAAHEDRAATQQEVAAVAAQLPSLESIQANLPAAPEAHGSSCSTGGGCSSHAPATFKAKAEPLVQIQLSPGSSKSIELPKPVEFQPRKTKVPLRMGEQRLIIATCEKGAVEDLDEMKDIKADIDKMKEANPNFVDIAARDFFRHRQVDIVADPIPSSKGFFVAKSIKERVPLMERRKDFRIGIPRLLNTYSYAPLFNAYFASLGLKSENILYSDYTTPELYRAGASRGAIDPCYPSKIGIAHVYNLLATKHNKKPLNAIWFPMYDVLHTHLSNLTGSNACPTVTATPETVKAAFTKETDIFAENNILYLDPILNLRDRKICADQMYKAWAPILGLSREENDRALDVGFLALQACESEIRSKARETLDQLEREDRIGIVMLGRVYHHDPGLNHEIMEEFQKLGYPVFSQSTLPLDEDLLDRLFGDEVRAGLIQDPLDIADVWKNRYSTSTNHKVWAAKFTARHPNLVALEVSSFKCGHDAPIYGVIEGIIEQSGTPYFSFKDLDENKPTGSIRIRVETIDYFLRRYREDIIKRRRIEGDIEAQLATFEQSLRSQSEENLSPVAAD; this is encoded by the coding sequence ATGCAGCAATTCTTCGTTGGTTTGGATGTCGGTTCGACCACCGTGAAAGCAATCGTCGTGGACGCCGCCACAGATATCACCATCTGGCAGGACTATCAGCGCCATGAAACGCGTCAGCCTGAGAAGGTGCTTGAGTTTCTGCGCCGCATGGAAGCGGAAACTGGCATCTCGCCCGCCAACACCCGCATCTTCGTCACAGGCTCAGGCGGCGGCACCATCGCCGAGATGATCGGGGCCAAGTTCGTGCAGGAAGTCCACGCCGTTTCCCTAGCCGTAGAAAAGCTTCATCCCGAGGTCTATTCGGTCATCGAGCTGGGCGGTCAAGACGCCAAAATCATCGTCTTCAAAGATGACGAAGAGACTGGCCGCAAGAAGAAGATTCCTTCGATGAACGACAAATGCGCGGGAGGCACCGGCGCTGTCATCGACAAGATCAACGCCAAGCTCAAAATTCCCGTTGCCGAGCTTTCCAATCAGGGTTATCAGGGCATCAAGCTGCATAAAGTCGCCGGCAAATGCGGCGTCTTCGCCGAGACCGATATCAACGGCCTGCAAAAAACCGGCACCCCGCCCAGCGAGCTCATGGCCTCGCTCTTTGAAGCCATCGTCCTGCAAAACCTGAGCGTCCTCACCCGCGGCCATACGCTGCGTCCGCACGTGCTGCTCCTCGGCGGCCCCAACGGCTTCATCCGCGGGATGCGCGAAGCGTGGCAGGCCAACATCCCGCGCATGTGGAAGGAGCGCAAAGTCGAAATCCCCGAAGGCTCCAAGCCGGAAGACCTCATCAAAGTCCCGCAGAACGCGCAGTACTTCGCCGCCCTCGGTTCGGTCGAGTTCGGCAAGGATGAAGACCCTGGCGTAGGCCGTTATCTCGGCACGGAAAAGCTCGTCTACTACATCGACTTCGGCCGCGCCGAAGAGAAAGCGTCAGCCGGCGGCAAAGGCCTCGTCGCCGAAGAGACGGAGTTCGAATCCTTTAAGTCCGCGTACAAGCCCAAGAAATTCATCCCCTTTGACTTCGTCTCGGGCAGCACCGTCTCCGGCTTCGTCGGCATTGACGGCGGTTCCACATCCACCAAGGCCGTTCTCCTCGGAACGGACGGAACGATTCTTTGCAAGGCCTACCAGCTCTCCAACGGCAATCCCATCCAGGACACCATCGAGATGTTCGAGAAGCTGCGGGAACAGGTCGAGGGCAAAGGCGCCGCGATCGAAGTCCTCGGCGTCGGCACCACCGGCTATGCGAAAGACATTCTCAGAGACGTGCTCAACGCCGACGTCGCACTCGTCGAGACCGTCGCCCATACCGAGTCCGCCCTCAAGTTCTACGACGACCCTCACGTCATCGTCGATGTTGGTGGTCAGGACATCAAGCTCATCGTTCTGAAAGATGGCCGCGTCAAAGACTTCAAGCTCAACACACAGTGCTCGGCCGGCAATGGATACTTCCTTCAGTCCACCGCTGAAGGTTTTGGCATGAAGGTCGAAGAGTTCGCCGACATCGCTTTCGCGGCCAAGTCCATGCCCTCTTTCGGCTATGGCTGCGCCGTCTTCATGCAGTCGGATATCGTCAATTTCCAGCGTCAGGGCTGGCGCTCGGAAGAGATCCTCGCCGGTCTCGCTGACGTGTTGCCGAAGAACGTCTTCCTCTACGTCGCCAGCATTCCTAACTTAGCGGCGCTCGGCTCACGCTTCGTCTTGCAGGGTGGCACACAGAACAACCTCGCCGTCGTCAAAGCCGAGGTCGACTTCATCAAATCCAGCTTCCGCGCCAACGGCAAAGTGCCCGAGATCATCGTCCACGAACACTGTGGCGAGTCCGGAGCTATCGGCGCGGCGCAGGAGGCCCTGCGTCTCTGGACCAACGGCAAGAAGACCACATTCATCGGCATCGAAGCCGTCGCCAACATCCGTTACCACACCACCCGCAACGAAGACACGCGCTGCTACTTCTGCAAGAACAACTGCCTGCGCACCTTCATCGATGTGGACGTGAGCGGAGCACAAGACTCCGCCGCAGCCCACGAAGACCGCGCTGCCACACAACAAGAGGTCGCAGCCGTCGCCGCGCAGCTTCCCAGCCTCGAATCCATTCAGGCCAATCTGCCCGCAGCACCTGAAGCTCACGGCTCCTCCTGCAGCACCGGAGGCGGCTGCAGTTCGCACGCGCCCGCCACTTTCAAAGCCAAGGCCGAGCCTCTCGTGCAGATCCAGCTCTCGCCCGGCTCCAGCAAGTCCATAGAACTTCCTAAGCCCGTCGAATTTCAGCCGCGCAAGACCAAAGTTCCGTTGCGCATGGGCGAGCAGCGCCTCATCATAGCCACCTGCGAAAAAGGCGCTGTCGAAGATCTGGACGAGATGAAAGATATCAAGGCCGACATCGACAAGATGAAGGAAGCCAATCCCAACTTTGTCGACATCGCCGCCCGCGATTTCTTTCGCCACCGGCAGGTCGACATCGTGGCCGACCCCATCCCCAGCAGCAAAGGCTTCTTCGTGGCAAAGAGCATCAAAGAGCGCGTGCCGCTCATGGAGCGCCGCAAAGACTTCCGCATCGGCATTCCGCGCCTGCTCAACACCTACAGCTACGCGCCGCTCTTCAATGCCTACTTCGCCAGTCTCGGCCTCAAGTCGGAGAACATCCTCTACTCCGACTACACCACCCCCGAACTCTATCGCGCCGGCGCGAGCCGTGGCGCTATCGACCCCTGCTACCCTTCCAAAATCGGCATAGCCCACGTCTACAACCTGCTGGCCACCAAGCACAACAAAAAGCCCCTCAATGCCATCTGGTTCCCCATGTATGACGTGCTGCACACCCACCTGAGCAACCTCACTGGCTCAAACGCCTGCCCCACCGTCACCGCCACACCCGAAACTGTCAAAGCCGCCTTCACCAAGGAAACCGATATCTTCGCCGAGAACAACATCCTCTATCTCGATCCCATCCTCAACCTACGCGACCGCAAGATCTGCGCCGACCAGATGTACAAAGCATGGGCTCCCATCCTCGGCCTCAGCCGCGAAGAAAATGACCGCGCCCTCGACGTCGGCTTCCTCGCCCTCCAGGCCTGCGAGTCAGAAATCCGCAGCAAGGCTCGCGAGACCCTCGATCAGCTTGAGCGCGAAGATCGCATCGGCATTGTCATGCTCGGCCGTGTCTATCACCACGATCCCGGCCTCAATCACGAGATCATGGAAGAGTTCCAGAAGCTCGGCTATCCCGTCTTCTCGCAAAGCACCTTGCCTCTCGATGAAGACCTGCTCGATCGCCTCTTCGGCGACGAAGTCCGCGCCGGCCTCATCCAGGATCCGCTCGATATCGCCGACGTCTGGAAGAACCGCTACTCCACCAGCACGAACCACAAGGTATGGGCAGCCAAGTTCACCGCGCGCCATCCAAACCTCGTAGCTCTTGAGGTTTCCAGCTTTAAGTGCGGCCACGACGCGCCTATCTACGGCGTCATCGAGGGCATCATCGAACAGTCCGGCACGCCTTACTTCTCCTTTAAAGACCTCGACGAGAACAAGCCTACCGGCTCCATCCGCATTCGCGTTGAGACCATCGACTACTTTCTCCGCCGCTATCGCGAAGACATCATCAAGCGCCGCCGGATCGAAGGCGACATCGAAGCCCAGCTTGCAACCTTCGAACAATCTCTCCGCAGTCAGAGCGAAGAAAACCTCTCGCCCGTAGCCGCCGACTGA
- a CDS encoding radical SAM protein translates to MAVEQHSEQTANFRLDVPLHNLLTHSPAPPMGLYPIGEPQTFPQPVFPQRPELLGPVEEDPDWRPPEKRHWSPGQIYHGMQGWLFPYVRSRITAGDFHPLIAYLFTEFKCNLDCHYCWAFDNKVKGMTEDTARRSVDWLHGTGCRVLAFMGGEPLLRPDFIHKITYYAAKNNFWIYLPTNARLLRTDVIDKLADAGLSTFNIAVDAVDLKPGLPKALAPIREQFDYLIRKQYGYGYSVFLNINICRNNLDDVRQLTEIAHDCGIATDYHINESPLLEQDEHFKHAAQNVTYITPDDWPAVEETIQWLTEKQDSGYKMVNSNTRLWQMVSFMKGNHFPWNCRAGQNSMIIRVDGTLAPCFPMYTASYDWGVVGDHKFDTKQLDHQKETCQTHCFSTLNHILGWCYNDQRVIKYFFKQLAHGFQGMQGQM, encoded by the coding sequence ATGGCTGTCGAGCAACATTCCGAGCAAACTGCAAATTTCCGTCTCGATGTACCCCTGCATAATCTGCTTACTCACTCTCCCGCGCCGCCCATGGGACTCTATCCCATAGGAGAGCCACAAACCTTCCCCCAACCCGTCTTTCCGCAACGTCCGGAACTCCTGGGCCCCGTCGAAGAAGATCCCGACTGGCGCCCTCCGGAAAAACGCCATTGGAGCCCCGGCCAGATCTACCACGGCATGCAGGGCTGGCTTTTTCCTTACGTCCGCTCCCGTATCACTGCGGGCGACTTCCACCCCCTCATCGCCTATCTCTTCACTGAGTTCAAGTGCAATCTCGACTGTCACTATTGCTGGGCGTTCGACAACAAGGTCAAAGGCATGACCGAAGATACCGCCAGACGCTCCGTTGACTGGCTGCATGGCACCGGCTGCCGCGTCCTAGCTTTCATGGGCGGCGAGCCGCTTCTCCGCCCTGACTTTATCCATAAGATCACTTACTACGCAGCCAAAAATAATTTCTGGATCTATCTTCCGACCAATGCGCGCCTCCTGCGCACCGATGTTATCGACAAACTCGCCGACGCCGGCCTCTCCACCTTCAACATCGCCGTCGACGCCGTAGATCTCAAGCCCGGCCTTCCCAAAGCTCTGGCCCCGATTCGCGAGCAGTTCGACTATCTCATCCGCAAGCAATACGGCTACGGCTACTCCGTCTTTCTCAACATCAATATCTGCCGTAACAATCTCGACGACGTGCGCCAACTTACTGAAATCGCACACGACTGCGGCATCGCTACCGACTACCACATCAACGAATCGCCCCTCCTCGAACAGGACGAGCACTTCAAGCATGCCGCCCAGAACGTCACTTACATCACTCCGGACGACTGGCCGGCTGTGGAAGAAACCATTCAATGGTTGACGGAAAAGCAGGACTCAGGCTATAAAATGGTCAATTCGAATACTCGGCTGTGGCAGATGGTCAGCTTCATGAAAGGCAACCATTTCCCGTGGAATTGCCGCGCCGGGCAGAACTCGATGATCATTCGCGTAGACGGTACGCTTGCGCCTTGTTTTCCCATGTACACGGCAAGCTATGACTGGGGCGTTGTCGGCGATCATAAGTTCGATACCAAACAGCTCGATCACCAGAAAGAAACCTGTCAGACGCACTGTTTTTCGACGCTGAATCACATCCTCGGCTGGTGCTACAACGACCAGCGAGTAATTAAGTACTTCTTCAAACAGCTCGCCCACGGTTTTCAAGGTATGCAGGGCCAGATGTAA
- a CDS encoding aminopeptidase, with translation MKSEKQSEAIRKGADRVLTECIPLSAGDRLTIFCDAETLEFADAIGAAAQRLNILADRRLVSKTMHTKTEDSDSPSDEDEEAIEASRAVILSFGSRSTPAPYRRRLFECSVDMTRYVAVVPNATPRLLEYGVNIDYKAAERRCNDLAAAMMVGDHAELVTGDKDTWCGRQSLHVFLGRYSRPPITSTGILQLGTWGNIPGGETFIAPLEERAHGKFVLNGAFRGTVVDRSDPLLLTFKTGELIEIQGPEKGVKDLTQLLQWKKVAGSRPLIQLAELGIGVNDDLHELTGDPLFDEKMSGTLHIAVGANEMYGGTLKSNLHEDLVAWNPDLTIDGYPILRSGQFVLDPSHWRESTASLPKLGDLLPAEFRIAKSSAHASPTKNKRFRVKRDVGWQRICSYTIGDADVGRLLCLLWPQIPPYPDTISLLELYSQWHSRTGLADISQLRGLIAVLANHRTLECLDAEDKI, from the coding sequence TTGAAGTCTGAGAAACAGAGTGAGGCGATCCGCAAGGGAGCCGACAGAGTACTGACGGAATGTATCCCACTTAGCGCTGGTGATCGACTTACGATATTTTGTGACGCTGAAACCCTCGAATTCGCAGACGCGATTGGCGCCGCTGCGCAACGGCTTAACATACTCGCCGATCGCCGTCTTGTCTCCAAGACGATGCACACAAAAACGGAGGATTCCGACTCCCCTTCTGACGAGGATGAAGAAGCGATTGAGGCCTCGCGAGCAGTAATCCTGTCGTTCGGTAGTCGATCCACGCCAGCACCATACCGCCGCCGCCTCTTCGAATGCTCCGTGGACATGACTCGCTATGTCGCGGTCGTACCCAATGCCACACCGCGACTGCTCGAGTATGGCGTCAATATCGATTACAAAGCGGCAGAGCGTAGATGCAATGATCTTGCTGCCGCCATGATGGTCGGCGACCATGCCGAACTCGTCACTGGAGATAAGGACACGTGGTGCGGACGGCAGTCGCTCCATGTGTTTCTGGGTCGTTACTCGCGTCCGCCGATCACAAGTACAGGCATCCTGCAGCTTGGGACGTGGGGTAACATACCGGGCGGCGAGACTTTCATTGCTCCCCTCGAAGAACGGGCTCACGGAAAATTCGTCCTGAACGGAGCCTTTCGGGGTACGGTTGTGGACCGAAGCGATCCTCTTCTGCTTACCTTCAAGACCGGAGAACTCATCGAGATCCAGGGGCCCGAGAAGGGCGTGAAAGACCTGACTCAATTGCTTCAATGGAAGAAGGTTGCCGGCTCGCGTCCTCTGATCCAGTTGGCGGAATTAGGAATCGGTGTGAATGACGACCTGCATGAGCTCACCGGGGATCCATTGTTCGACGAAAAGATGAGCGGTACTCTGCACATAGCGGTGGGCGCGAACGAGATGTACGGCGGGACCTTGAAATCGAACCTACACGAAGACCTTGTCGCGTGGAATCCAGATTTGACCATCGACGGATATCCGATCCTGCGCTCGGGACAATTTGTTCTCGATCCAAGTCATTGGCGGGAGTCGACCGCTTCACTGCCCAAACTCGGAGACCTTCTTCCAGCCGAGTTCCGGATCGCGAAATCCAGCGCTCATGCCTCTCCCACAAAGAATAAGCGCTTCCGTGTGAAGAGGGACGTGGGCTGGCAACGTATTTGCAGTTACACCATCGGGGACGCGGATGTGGGCAGGCTTCTATGCCTGTTATGGCCGCAGATTCCACCTTATCCCGATACGATCTCTCTTCTTGAGCTGTATTCACAGTGGCATTCGCGAACCGGACTCGCGGATATATCGCAGCTTCGAGGTCTAATCGCTGTTCTGGCGAATCATCGTACCTTGGAATGCTTGGACGCTGAGGACAAAATTTAA
- a CDS encoding sigma 54-interacting transcriptional regulator yields the protein MEQQHESLLSISDRGRSLIEGDGSFLRFTHWLNECDNAENLLRDLPFALRNLISARTFLVVHDYGLPLPSGAFVDGEGWKPLEACELLPEKLSAYFWADGHSWPLVIPSIANETRFPDAPDAMDWFRSNGDRSVCMVPLSTKARRLGLIGVGRSFEDAFSEEEVSLLETAAHCISLALDAQLNFVASETARVALENERTKLRLILDLNNSVASNLELKDVIRAISPNIRDVMQLDAVALILPTGSSGAPEVYALDFPDGKGYIRPGTGVAKDGLAAQVFRSGKPWVGDIRWDSQKHLGRELALQEGLTALCLLPLVRSEQVLGVLAVGRLRKHSFTQQDVDFMVQIAGQLAIAMDNALSYRKISELSHKLAQEKLYLENEIRSELNFEEIVGNSAVLRRVLRQVEAVAPTNSTALIYGETGSGKELIARAVHKLSGRCRHPFVKLNCAAIPTGLLESELFGHEKGAFTGAIAQRIGRFELASDGTIFLDEVGEIPLELQPKLLRVLQEREFERLGSSRTLHTDARLVAATNRDLNAMVESQKFRSDLFYRLNVFPIYVPPLRERPEDIPFLIRHFVRHFGRLMQKPIETISSETMEALLRYPWPGNIRELQNVIERAVILSPGHALRVAMSDLKPRVTENSGTNGGGTLEEMERRHILAVLEQTNWVFAGPHGAAARLGLKRPTLQFRMRKLGIARPDRR from the coding sequence ATGGAACAGCAGCACGAAAGCCTTCTATCCATTTCGGATCGCGGCCGCTCGCTAATAGAGGGCGACGGGTCGTTCCTGCGTTTTACGCATTGGTTGAACGAGTGCGATAACGCGGAAAACTTGCTGCGTGATCTTCCTTTCGCACTGCGCAATCTGATTTCCGCGCGGACTTTCCTGGTAGTTCACGATTACGGGTTGCCATTGCCGTCGGGCGCGTTTGTGGACGGCGAGGGGTGGAAGCCGCTGGAGGCTTGCGAGCTTCTACCGGAGAAGCTGTCGGCGTATTTCTGGGCGGACGGGCATTCGTGGCCGCTCGTGATTCCGTCGATTGCGAATGAGACCCGGTTTCCGGATGCGCCGGATGCGATGGACTGGTTCCGTTCGAATGGCGACCGGTCGGTATGCATGGTTCCACTGAGTACGAAGGCACGGCGGCTGGGGCTGATCGGGGTAGGCCGGTCGTTTGAGGACGCCTTCTCTGAAGAGGAAGTGTCACTGTTGGAGACTGCGGCGCATTGCATCTCACTGGCGCTGGATGCGCAGCTGAACTTCGTGGCTTCGGAAACGGCGCGCGTGGCCCTGGAGAACGAGCGGACAAAGCTGCGGCTGATTCTGGACCTGAACAACAGCGTGGCGTCGAACCTGGAGCTGAAGGATGTGATCCGGGCGATTTCGCCGAATATTCGCGACGTGATGCAGCTCGATGCCGTGGCGCTGATACTGCCGACGGGAAGCAGCGGGGCTCCGGAGGTGTATGCATTGGATTTTCCCGATGGCAAAGGATATATCCGGCCCGGCACGGGGGTAGCGAAGGATGGTTTAGCGGCGCAGGTGTTTCGCAGCGGTAAGCCCTGGGTGGGAGATATCCGCTGGGATTCGCAGAAGCACCTGGGGCGCGAACTAGCGCTACAGGAGGGACTGACGGCGCTGTGTCTGCTTCCGCTGGTTCGCTCGGAACAGGTGCTGGGTGTACTGGCGGTGGGGCGGCTGCGCAAGCACTCGTTTACTCAGCAGGATGTTGATTTCATGGTCCAGATCGCGGGGCAGTTGGCGATTGCAATGGATAATGCACTATCGTACCGCAAGATTTCGGAGCTTTCTCACAAGCTGGCGCAGGAGAAGCTATATCTGGAAAATGAGATCCGCAGCGAGCTGAATTTTGAAGAGATTGTGGGCAACAGCGCGGTGCTGCGGAGGGTGCTGCGCCAGGTAGAAGCGGTGGCGCCGACTAACTCCACGGCGCTGATCTACGGCGAGACCGGTAGCGGGAAGGAGTTGATTGCGCGGGCGGTGCATAAGCTGAGCGGGCGCTGCCGCCATCCCTTTGTGAAGCTGAATTGCGCGGCGATTCCGACAGGGCTTTTAGAGAGCGAGCTGTTCGGCCACGAGAAGGGCGCGTTTACGGGAGCGATTGCGCAGCGGATCGGACGCTTCGAACTGGCTTCGGACGGGACGATCTTTCTGGATGAAGTGGGGGAGATTCCGCTCGAGCTGCAGCCGAAGCTGCTGCGTGTGCTGCAGGAGCGGGAGTTCGAACGGCTGGGCAGCTCGCGCACGCTGCATACGGATGCGCGGCTGGTGGCGGCGACCAATCGCGATCTTAACGCCATGGTGGAGAGCCAGAAGTTCCGCAGCGATCTGTTTTATCGGCTGAATGTATTTCCGATCTATGTGCCACCGCTACGGGAGAGGCCGGAGGATATTCCGTTCCTGATCCGGCACTTTGTGCGGCATTTTGGGCGGCTGATGCAGAAACCGATCGAGACGATCTCGTCGGAGACCATGGAGGCGCTGTTGCGCTATCCGTGGCCGGGAAATATCCGGGAGCTGCAGAACGTGATCGAGCGCGCAGTGATCCTGTCGCCGGGCCACGCTCTGCGGGTGGCGATGTCGGACCTGAAACCGCGGGTCACGGAGAACAGCGGCACGAACGGCGGTGGGACGTTGGAAGAGATGGAGCGGCGGCATATCCTGGCGGTGTTGGAACAGACAAACTGGGTGTTTGCCGGTCCACATGGAGCCGCGGCCAGGCTGGGACTCAAGCGTCCTACGCTGCAGTTCCGAATGCGCAAGCTGGGAATTGCGCGGCCAGACCGGCGGTAG
- a CDS encoding LysR family transcriptional regulator, protein MELRHLRYFIAVAENGGFARAARLLHVSQSAISVQIRDLEEELGASLFDREKHKIRLTYHGELFLQDAKTVLAFADGAVANVQRSLRGEVGTLTIGFFAGGTGTCFPAIIKEFKRRFQDVQVSLVEMTTAMHYKALQAGTIDVAFTRPMPPSDAATLHFEHLHSDRLNALILKSHPLAKKRSILIRELANERFILPDRNYSPFAFDKVISLCADAGFSPRIGATTMVGSGMAALVEAGEGVAILVRSSTILHHNELALVPLADRTAFIDLVIAWSPQRENPVLRSFLELALKMRKRPGLSRK, encoded by the coding sequence ATGGAACTTAGACACCTGCGCTATTTCATCGCCGTCGCAGAAAACGGAGGGTTTGCGCGAGCGGCTCGTCTTCTCCACGTGTCCCAGTCCGCTATTAGCGTACAGATACGCGATCTTGAAGAGGAACTTGGAGCATCTCTTTTTGATCGAGAGAAGCACAAAATCCGTCTTACCTACCACGGCGAGCTCTTCCTGCAGGATGCGAAGACTGTGCTAGCCTTCGCCGACGGTGCTGTCGCCAATGTGCAGCGGTCTCTTCGCGGTGAAGTCGGGACTCTGACCATAGGTTTTTTCGCTGGAGGTACTGGGACATGCTTTCCGGCAATCATCAAAGAATTCAAGCGCCGCTTTCAGGACGTGCAAGTTTCACTGGTGGAGATGACGACCGCGATGCATTACAAGGCCTTGCAAGCCGGAACGATTGATGTGGCGTTTACTCGGCCCATGCCACCATCAGACGCGGCTACTTTACACTTCGAACATCTCCATTCGGACCGGCTGAATGCGCTGATACTCAAAAGTCATCCTCTTGCAAAGAAGCGCAGCATTCTTATACGCGAACTTGCTAACGAACGATTCATTCTGCCTGACCGCAATTATTCGCCATTCGCCTTTGACAAAGTGATTTCTCTTTGCGCGGATGCGGGCTTTTCTCCGCGGATAGGGGCTACAACGATGGTCGGCTCCGGCATGGCCGCGCTCGTTGAGGCTGGGGAGGGCGTGGCCATATTGGTGCGCAGTTCGACCATCTTGCATCATAATGAACTGGCGCTAGTTCCCCTCGCCGATCGCACGGCATTCATCGACCTCGTGATTGCCTGGTCACCACAGCGCGAGAATCCTGTGCTTCGTTCGTTTCTTGAACTGGCCCTTAAGATGCGGAAAAGACCCGGACTCAGCCGGAAGTAA
- a CDS encoding nuclear transport factor 2 family protein, with protein MAITHERVREIFKGLENGEGSAFFQHVAENVDWTVMGTHPLGGHYLSKKAFVAGTFAKLGQVLPHGAQLHTESVIVEGDQAVIELHSLATAKNGMRFDNRYCWVVAFQDELIVRVRAYLDSALVARLFEENPIA; from the coding sequence ATGGCAATTACACACGAACGTGTTCGCGAAATCTTCAAAGGGCTGGAGAACGGCGAAGGCTCTGCCTTCTTCCAACACGTTGCTGAAAACGTCGACTGGACAGTAATGGGAACGCACCCTCTGGGCGGTCACTACCTCAGCAAGAAGGCCTTCGTCGCAGGCACCTTCGCAAAGCTGGGGCAGGTTCTTCCTCACGGCGCTCAGCTGCATACCGAGAGCGTGATCGTCGAAGGCGATCAGGCCGTGATCGAGCTTCATTCGCTTGCGACAGCCAAGAATGGCATGCGTTTCGATAATCGCTACTGCTGGGTGGTCGCTTTTCAGGACGAATTGATCGTTCGGGTTCGCGCCTACCTCGACTCGGCCCTCGTCGCGCGCCTGTTCGAGGAGAATCCGATTGCATAA